The following DNA comes from Neovison vison isolate M4711 chromosome 13, ASM_NN_V1, whole genome shotgun sequence.
ctccgccccgtccccttgctcatgcacactttttctctaaaataaataaatcttcaaaaaaaaacccccaaaacaaaagaactaCTGCTGTAGATTATTTTGAAttgaaacaaaagacagaaagagaaccaAGTATTTACTGAGTCTGCTCTATACATGGCCTGGGAATACCAGGGAAAAaaggcaggcccctcccctttGATGAAAACCCCCAGCTCCATTTCTGAATTTGTCAGATGGCCCTTCCTGTTTCCCAGCACCCATCCTTTTGTGGCTTGAACTTTTACCAACTTCCCTTCAGCCCTGCCTCTACTTGATCAGATGAATTTAAAAAGTACaccaaaaaatgagaaatgaatgcTATCAGAGGCCTCAACCTCTTGCTGATGTCCTAATTTGGTTCTGGATCCAGAATGTGACATAGCAGACTGCGAATGCTCGTTCAACAGCTCTAAAGAATGATATGTCCTCACCAAGAGACAAGAAAAGCCCAAATTAAGCCTGAGGAGCTTTGGCTCCTTCAAAAAGAACCGTAAGCTAATGAGTAAGAGTGGGGTATGGAACAATTCTGAGAGACCGTGTCCGTCCTTCCTCCTCACTTTAACAAATCTCACGAAGGTTATGCTTCATAATAAACCAAAATACACCAGTAGCTGTTCCTCAGCCCGGAAAACACCAGCACTAGGTGACAGGTCTAGTGGAAACGTGAGGCTGAGTGAAAGATGGAACATTCATTTTGCTTGAATTTCATGTCTGAAGGTACACATGTGAAGAAAATGACACGTGACTTTGATTCTTGTTCTTGAGGCTGGTTCCGTTAATAAGAATAAACACTGTATAAGACCATCTGAAATgactgttctgttttcttttctttgaggaaGAATCTCCTTAGAGGAACTAATCTGCAAAGCACACTTCTCATAAAGGCCGTGGCAAGTCGGAACCAATAACTTGCCTCGTATGTACCATTTGTGCGCAACAGATCAATGAcctcctgattttattttttgcccaCAACTTCTCTTTTGATAATCATAGAATGGTATTCACCATCCTAGGTCCATTTTGCAGTTGTTACAGGATCTGCGATAAGAATATATTGACAGTATAGTGTCGTAGCCCCAAACTTTGAAATATATCAcatcttttggtttgtctccttccctggaACAAAGCTCTATGAGGGCAGGGACTCTGACCTATTCATTACTGGCTCCCTGGTGCTTCAAACGTCCCTGTCTTGTAAGAGATACTTGATAAATAGTCCccgaaaaaataaattctattattcCCCTAAATCAACTTTAAATGTCACAGGATTTACACGGACTGTACACAATACCAATGTTCTTTACTCTTCAATGAGTATCCGTAATACTGGATGAATAAATGACTATTCATTATTACTCTTCAAAAATAATTAGTTATTTGGTTTCTAATGCTCACATTCTAATGTTCTGAAAGCTGGAGAAAGGAGCAATGCATGGAAGAGTGACAAAAGAGAAACCAACTCCTGCATAAAGGACTTCCCACCGCATCTCACAACAGGAGGTGTAACGAGCTGGTTCCTTCGGGCACACTCACATACCGCGTCAAgaatgggttgggggtgggggaggtcctGCAATTGGAACCACTTACCTCAAGCTCATTTTCATCAAATATAGCCAAAAGGTTTTCAGGGACCAATTCATTCAGTCCTGAAACAAAGTGGCTGAGTTAAAGCCATACCCATACCATGGATACAGGGTTTTTTTCTCAAGGCCAAGAGTAGACGGGCTCTTACCTTTTAGGAAGTGTTCTACCTCCTCTTTCACTTGACTGGCCAGTCGATATTGGGCCAATAAATTTaaatagaagattttatttgcatttgtgaCTGGGGTTTGAGCTCCACCTGTCATGAGTTCTACAACCTGAAAGAAGAGGCAAAGGACGGGGGAAGCTGTGGATGGGAGACGATCAGATGACACTTGCCCCGTATGTCCTGTGAACCCAGCCTCACTGATGAGTTTCTGAAGCACATTCCCCCTCTCAACACATCTGGTTTTATACAGACACTAAGCTTCAGCCATCTTACCACTGTGGCCTAGTCCACTGGCTACCAGGGTATTGGAATGAGTCTTCTCTGACCAGGTCAAATTGTGGTGATGCAACAGAAGAGGTCATGGTTCCTTGTCAGCAACATTCTAACAGCTCTAATGATCCAAAATTAAGCCCCTTGTGACCTTGTCTCTTAGACCCCTGAACCAACTTATCTGAGGATAAATAAGGCCAGGTAAGTAGTGAAGAAGTCTTTTTAGATTTCAGAaactctgggcgcctgggtggctcagctggttaggcatctccttcagctcgggtcttgattctggagtcctgggatcgagtcctgcattgggctgcctgctcagcagggagtctgcttctccctctgaccttccccctctcatgctcattctctctccttctctctctctcaaataaataaataaaatctttataaaaaaagatttcagaaatTCTAAGATGGGAATCACTGTTCCTTTTATCTTCCCAATGTGTTCACAGAGGCCATGTGATTATCAGTACCAATAGTATCAGTGCTCACAATTTTTTAGTCGTTGCTACTTTACTTTCAGTGGTAATAATACTGCAACTTTACAGTCATCATAATCATCTGATACTATATAaccccaaaacagaaacaaaaccaaatttgCATCAGACATGTTTTGGGCCTccccaaatttttttaatttaaaaaaaatgtttaaattaaactaaattaaaatagaaatgttttcgGCCAGTAATTTTCTagtaaaaaagccaaaaaatatataagcacAGTGTTAAAATAGGAGTTAACTATATCACAACCATTGAAGTTGAGAAAAACAAGTTCCGTCCCTTCCAAAGCTGCTTGTGCAGTGACACCTGATTTTCACTCAGTTCTTTTTATACTGGGAAGCAGAAATGGTGTGTCTTTTGTGCCATCATACAGGCCAAGATCATCACGTGTGGGATGCAATGTCCTGATACGGTTGTCACTAGCCTCACGTGAACACTTCAGTTACTTGGTGAATAACCAGGCACATTTTGGGTGTTCAAATGCAGCACAGAGAGACAATATTTCCATCGCTGCAGAAAGCTCCAGTAGGTAGCCCTGCTCTAGAGGAGACTGGGAACCATGGGACCCACGGGCTCTGGTTCTCTTTCTCACCTTCTCCAATTGGCCTGATTTGTTATATTTCTCTTCTGCAAAGACCAGCTCCATCTCACTCATGTCATTGTTGAGGATGAAGCAAACCTTAGATTTGTAGAATTCTGGGTCATCTGTTTCAAAATACTgagaagacagaaagacagaacaGAACATAACTACTCTTTCCCAGAAATGAAATCTGCAACTGTTTAGAAACACTTACCCCTTCAACCTTAAGAATAATGAGCTCAGAGCGGAGGGATTCCAGAATTAACAGCCAGAggcctttgttaaaaaaaaaaaacatgtatactAAGACTTTACCTTATAATGCATACGTAGTCCTATGATTTGGGCCAAGAAAGAGCGGGTGAAGCGAGCTCGGACCAGTTGCTTATAGGCTCCGCCTAGAGAGGACTCATAGAGACACTTGCCTACCAGCCGCCCTGCAAACTCATACATCTTCAAGCGTAGATGAGCAGGGCGATTAGGGTTGGGGTGGACCTGTCAAAGAAAGAGATTAAAAGGCTCTGGGCCATTTTTCTTCAAGCTTAGTTCACCAATTCTTATCGCAAGGGAGCAGGAATTTCAGTGTTAGAATCAAAGAATCATCTAAATGGCATTAGCTATTTGGTAGCTACCATGAGTAATTTAGAGTGATTAGAAGACAGAGGGCAAAGAGGGACTTCGAGTAAGGGGTAAAATCTTACATTAAGTTTGTGGTCCCTGGCTGAGTATGGAAGTTAACCAGCGAATGATGTGATGCCTTCCCCCTAAACCAGAACTTGTTTCAAACAAAGTCTATTTCTCCACTCCTGCTACCTCTACCTAGTCAAAGATCTACTACGGAATTCAATGGCTTGAGGTATGGTCTGAGAAAATGGCCTAATCATTCTAAGAAGATAGCCATCGCATTATGTTTTAGCCAAATACTCACCTATTtgcattttctgttattttacagaagaaataataaaaggcaaagaagagGGAGCCAATCTAATTTGGGTTCACTAAGAACAAGACACAGGTTGCCAAATTCCCGGGACAGTTTCATGACCTCAAATCCTTCTAAGAGTTTCCAGTACAACACAACTGACATCTTCCGCCCACCCACAGGGGAAGTCACAGACTCACTAATGCTTGGTTGTTGTCACTGAATCTGGTGAAGAGCTGATTGGTGGTATCGAACAGTGCTTTGCAGATTAGCTCAAACCATTCCCGGCGAGGCCCTCCCCAGTCCAGAGctgaaaagtataataaaaataaaacgtggaaaaaataaataaataaaacgtgggggtacttgggtggcctcagttggttaagcgtccaactcttcatttcggttcaggtcatatctcagggttatgagatcgagctttgagctgggctctgagctcagcagggagtctgcttgggacattctctctctctctccctcctttctctgcccttccccctgctggcacatgcatgctctctgaaaataaatcaatcttaaaaaaaaaaagcgactCTGACCTACCACTTCTTACTgcttgtgttcattcattcatcgtTTGACACTCTCCACTTTCCTTCTGTTCCACTACATCGTGTCTCCCCAGTCCAAGCCACCTAAACTAAGGagcctttttttaatctttaaaaaaaaaaaaaaatcccacccctTTCTGTAGGATTACAGGATTCAAGATATTCTACTCACTAGGTTAATGCCCCCCCCAGTATGGAAACACAGGAGAACACAGGTCCCAGGAAATGGACATTTCTCTTCTACAAAGGTTACTTTCCCTTCCAGAACAGACTCTTAGAGCTTGCTGTCCCAGTCCATGTGTCTGTGCTCTACAAGCTCGACAAGGGTATTTTTGTGATTTGTGGAGAATGGgtaaggaggaggggagaagtggGGAAGAGAGTTAAAGAAAATCAACACGAACTTTTAAAACTGACCTTCTTCATCTTGAAAAACCACTTCAAAGTTCTTGCTCCAATCTGAGATGGAGAAATTCCGAGTGGCTTTCAGAGACTGaaaagcagggaagggaaggaaagtgtCAAAAGACTGGCAGGCATCTCTTGGATGTTAAAGACAAAAACACAAGAACATCGCCACTGTCCCTTTAAACCATTAGTACTTGGAGGAGACGCAGTATTCATAAACTTTAATCAtatcatttcatattttaaatacatgtatCTCCAGAAGAAATTTAAGATTTCAAAAAACAATTTAATTCATCTTTACAGCACTGCTTTGTTGGGAAGttgaagtgggtttttttttaatgttcattttattaatgaaaaaactcttacataaagaaataaaaggagtcAAATTAGTAAGCTGTCAGCAAGAGAACCAAGGAACCCTGGTTTTCAGTAAAGTGCAGCGTCTACTGGAACTCTCTATTCACAGGGCTGTGTTCAGACAGGGAGCCATGCCACACAGAGAATGTGGCTGAGAAAAGGGGTTTCCAGTCACACCTACCAGAGCCAAACATCACAAACACTTTCTGGACAGGGACCAAGCCTTCTCATTCTTGAGGAATGCAAGAACCAAGCCAGAGTCTGTGCAgtggagacagacagacatcaggTGTTCCTTTTCCATCAGACCAGGGTGACAACAGAAATCATTTCCTATTAACCCAGCAAGAGCTCTTCTCTGCCAGGGATGCAAGAACAAGAATGCTCCTCTGTGAcaactgcttctcccttccccacacagAGGTTCCAAGAGACGGTGCAGGAACTAGTTTAGTACAGACTGTAAAGCCAATGTGTCAACTAGTCTCTCTCCTTGGTAATACGTCTTGAACAAATCCACCCCAAACTTAGTATAATCAGACACAGAAAAGAGCAGTCTTTAATAGATACGTTTAAAGAGAAATTTGGGGTTCATAAAAGATGACCTGGGGGATATAACCCAACACCGGAGAGGTTTCTAGTTGCAAAACCCTGACCACTGACGGTGGAAATGAAACTTTACCCACCGATTCCAGCAAGGTGTGTCTGCTGACCTTCAGGGTGACTTTGGAATGTGGTCTTTTCATATGTACCTGCCGAAGCTCTCGCTGGAAGAAGTTCACCTTGTCCTGAAAGGTCTCAGAGCCTCCTGAGGAGCGAAAAGATCCATCATGATGAAAGCCTCATTACAAGACATCTGTGCAGTCCGCCCCACATCTTCAGACGCCCAGGGTGGCTGGAGCTCCTGCCTTTCCTGTCAGAACCCCTGTCCAATCTTACCTATATTCTTATGGAGGGAGCGGATGAAAGTGGCTGCTAGAATGTTCCTCTCCTTACAGCTGAGCTCCACAGGTGGTTGAATGCCATCATCTACCACCAGTGTGAGCAGCTTATGAACAGGGTCGGGGCCAAGGTATGAAaactaatgaaggaaaaaaagagaaggcgtTAACCTATAAAACCCTCAAATCCAGCAAAAACTTTCCACATCCCTAACCTTCGGTACCAACCCATAAACAAATTAAGTAAGTCTCCTCTAAGCCAGTATTTCCCAGGAGTATATCACCTTGTTTTTCCTGTCAAGTGCTCTATGATCCGAAGTACTTAAAATTATTTCGGTTACGGAGTTACTGGTTACTACTAGTTACTACTAGTTAGTCACTGGTTACTATAGTTACTACTAGTGGAGTCACTAACTTCACTAATTGGAGTTAGTGAGGATCATAGGCAACAGGACAGTTCTCCTAACATAAAACCGAAGGAGGATGAAGGTAGTAAAGACATGTAAGAtaaagggacacctgagtggctcagtcggttaaatgtctgtcttggctcaggtcatgatcctgggattgagccccatgttgggttccctcctcagtggggagcctgcttctccttctgccccttcccctgctagtactctctttctttctctttctctctcccatgctctctctttcaaataaataaattcttttaaaaaaagatatatataagaCACAAATGACTACCTGACGAGGTTGGACAGACTGGCTGGAGGAAAAGCAATTCACCTTCAGATTCcaaaagctcagagaagttaaaacaaatgtttttaatatatgagAATGCTCATTCTAAAAGAGTTAACTTCAGCACGCTGGGAAACCAAGCCTGGGCCAGAACTGCCAGCACTATCTCCATTAACTTAGTCTCAGTGGCAAAAGATAACTGTTGAAGAATTCTGACTTGCTACTAATTCCTATTTCTGTAGGCATGTGCCCTTCTAGAACTTCTATATTCTTCATGCCAGGTTGTGAGGAGAAAACAACCCTTTCTTTATTTGGCAATGAATCCTGTGTGCATGATAAGAACTTCCAGAAACACCAAAAGCCcttctaggaaaaaagaaaaggcagaaacatTCCAGGGTTGAagtctactcagcaggaagcagaTGTAAGGTTCAACTTACTTTTGTTCCTGGGCACACTCGGAAGGTATAAAGGCGCCAGGGAATGATTTTCAGGTAGAACTCCTTCACTGAAAATTGCTGGAggacaaaaatacagaaaaggaagtgaaagagAACTAGAAAGGGTCTATTTGGgtattgtaattaaaaaaatcagagtccCTACCTCCATTCCTCATAATCTTTTCCCTCTACGGATgaagaagataattttttagTACTAACACCAAATTAGTAACATCAATTCTATCTTAAAATAggcaaatcaggggcgcctgggtggctcagtgggttaagcctctgccctcggctcaggtcatgatcccagggtcctgagatcgagccccgcattgggctctctgctcagtggggagcctgcttccccctctctctctgcctgcctctctgcctacttgtgatctctgtcaaataaataaataaaatcttcaaaaaaaataggcaaatcaAAAATGTTACTCTGACAAGGCAATTTCATACAGATACACTTCTTAATCTCAATACTCAAGTCTTACTACCATTTCCAAATGCCTGAGATCAGGGTTCCACTTTGATCATTTTCACCTAGAAATGATCAAAATCTCCCTGTGTTCAGCTGGGTGCTACTCAGATCTCCTCAATGGATGGGGGATACCAGTGGCCTATACCCACTTCTTCACCCTACTAGAATGGAACCAAGGATCTgccagggagggggagcaggtggGGAACGGGGGTGCGTGTGAAGGTGGTGgtgtgattttaaaacaaaaaagttcaTAAAGGGTTTCTTTATActgttataaaaaaagaaaaagagagctttaactttaatctaaaaaaaactGTTCTCTAAATGTACAGATCAGactttttcttgatttaaaaaaaacccaactctccatgaagaaaatttcaaacacatactaaaggagagaaaatggtacAACGAACCCATCATCAGCCTTAACAGCTGTCGCTTCACGGTCAATGGTCAATCTCGCTTCATCTGTACCTCACCCTGGCCCTCATTCCCATTCCCCTAGTCCAAAGTAGGGctagatttttaaatgataaaggaCACATAGAAAAGCTTGAAGTAGAACAAAATCAGAACTCTTGTTTTGGTTATGAGATGAAAGAGCTGTCACAGGATGTTTCAAGAGCTCTTTTTTCTGAGATCTGAATGACTAAGCAAAAtacaaatgttaaaaagaaaattcctaaCACAAAGTGCCTCTTAGCTCAGGGGCCTTGGGAAGCTCACCTCCGTGCCTCTGCCAAAATTTCTCTATTCTGATCTTGTTGCCTGATAGTGACATGCATTTACTGTGGTTTCACAAAGCACAGAATGAAAGATCAAGCTGTTTCAAAACAGCATAAGGGGCcaacagtaactttttttttaccaGTGAAAAATTTAATGGTCAAAAgctgctttctttaaaattctaagaGCCATGCCTTGAAAAATCTTCCCAGGAGCAAGCAAAGGGCAGAATGCGCCTGGTGCTCTAAAGCAACAAGGTACACAGAATCTCTGGACAGAGTTTCCACCTAGTCCAAGCCAAACAGGTGCAACAAAAGAGGGGGcacaggagtgcctgggggggctcagtcagctcaggtcatgatcccagcgtcctgggatcaagccccacatcgggctctctgctcagtggggaggctgcttctccttctgcctctcacatctctctctcgctccctctctaaaataaataaataaaatcttaaaaaaaaaaaaaagagggggcacAAGCTTCTGCTCAACCTTAAGTAGCCTCTCTTAGTGTCCCAGAAACCCTACAAGTCAAGGATCTCACCCTGATTCTCAGACTAATGCttcgtggtttgttttttttaatcaatggtCGGTTACATGCAGGTTCAGGGAGGAGGGTTTTGAGACAAGAACAGGAggtccagggctgcctgggtggctcagtcagttaggtatctgccttcggctggggtcatgatcccagggtcgtgggatctagccctgcgttgggctccctgttcagtggggagcctgcctctccttctccttctgcctccctcttgtgccttctgtcatgctctctctcaaataaataaactcttaaaaaaaaaaccaaaaaaacaaagaacggGAGGGCCAACCTTTGGTGACACATAGCAGTACACCTTCTTCGGTTTCTTCACCTTCTCAGGGGTCTGGCACTCAGAGGGtgagtcctcctcctcctcctccacggCTGTGGAAGGCCGGCGCTGGGAGGAGCTCGTGTGCATGGGCGGAAGGTGCCAGGGTGTGCCGGTACAGTTGGTAGCATTATAAAGATAAGCCTCAAAGTAAATGCTCACTCCTGAGGTGGACACGTTGCGTTCAACAATATTCTTCTCATTCTCTGAAGTATAACAAGGAATAAGGTTTTAAAGTAGGAGACgggggagaaaagaaatgacCTATCACTAGACCTTTAGTCCATAGGACTCTGAGCCAAGTTCAGCTCAAATAGCAAATGTGTGTGAGGCTGGGCAGGAGAATGCAGACGCACAAAGAACAAGTGGTCTGGGAACGGGGCTAAATCACAGCTTTTCTTTCAACTCACCACTTAGGACAATAATGTCAAATTCACCATTATTGATTGGCTGATTTTGGTATGAAATGCAGGCATGGAAGCAGCCGCGAGAATGCAGGGTAAGTCGCAAGGACACCTGGCAGGTCTGCCTGTTGGAGGTCACTGACTTCTCAAATGAGACACCAGTGCTCTCTTCTTCTTGAGGACCGAGCTGTAGGAGGGAAACAGAGCATCACTGAACATTGAGAATTTTCCCTACTGCATGGCAATTTACTCTTGACAAAGAACTTTCCTGTCTGTGAGCCGATCTAAGTCTCTTAATTATCATGAGATGGGCATTGTCAGATGAAGGAAGGAGAGCACAGAAGTCAGGGCGGAGATGAGAGCAAGTgaatgagaaagagtgagaattggcagggaaggagcaaagaggaggaagggaagctgcTTACCTCGTGAATGGACACACTGTAATTGTGCTCGTCTCTCAAGGATGCGGAATTGTTGGTAGGGTTGTCGTACTCATCTCGGGGCACTATTTGAAGGGTGTGTGGCTGTCCACAGGTCAACACCAAAGTAGAAAAATGGCACACTATTTTGGTCTTGGAAGGAACCACCATTCCTGGAACAGACAACGGAATCTAATCCTTAGAGGGGGACTTTTCTGACCAcaaagatcttttctttttttttttttttttccaatttatttattttcagaaaaacagtattcattattttttcaccacacccagtgctccatgcaagctgtgccctctataatacccaccacctggtaccccaacctcccacccccccccacaaagaTCTTTTCAATCAATGAgtcccagagagctgggccccACCTAATTCCTAGGGATAAACACCACCATTAagaggacaagaaaaagaaacacactcaAATGAACTGAGGGACTCATTTTCACAAATTTCCAACCACTGCGGtgctaaatgaaatgagaaaaggacTCACAGGAAATAAAACTGAGAGTTCCATAGTGCCCACAGTCCCACTGGGAACCTACAAGTGAGGCAGGCCTCGGAAATAAGTgcttaaaaaaaccacaaaacaaacaaacaaacaaacaaaaacccctgaaACACTTGGGTGCAAATCCAAGGAAAAAAGTACAAGACTCctatgctgaaaactacaaaacgtgaatgaaagaaacaaagaggtcTGTATAAAGTCAGAGGTTACCATGTTTATGAACTGGAAGATTCAGCATTGTAATGATGTCAATCCTCCCCAAATAATATACAGGTTTAACACCATTCTTGTGGAAATCTCAGTGAGAGTGTTGGTAGATATAGAAAATAGTGTTCTCTTTTGTATGGAAAGAGAAAGATTCTGCAGTAGCCAAAAACAACCCTGAAAAAGTTTACCCAATTTCAGGATTTACTGTATAGCCACAGTAATCCAGATTCTGTAGTATTGATGGAGGGACccagagatcaatggaatagaacagaggacccagaaatagacccctgCAAATATGCctaaccaatctttttttttttaagattttatttatttgacacacagagagagatagagagagagggaacacaggcagggggagtgggaaaggctgaagcaagcttcccgctgagcagggagcccgatgcggggcttaatcccaggaccctgggatcatgacctgagctgaaggtagacgcttaatgactgaaccacccaggggcccctgcctaACCGATCTTTAACAAAGGcacaaaaaaaaaggacaatgtaATAGGGGAAAGatgatcttttcaacaaatggtgctggaataactagacatctgtaagaaaaaaagaaggaaaaaaccttgacactatacaaaaatgaactaaaaatggatcaaagCCTTAAATAGGAAAcgtaaaactttaagaaaaaaaaaaaaaacaacaggaggAAATCTTTGAGATCTAGAACTAGTCAAAGAGCTCTCAGATACCTAAAGCatgattcttaaaagaaaaaattaataaactgacTTCATCAGAATTAacttttgtggggcgcctgggtggctcagcgggttacagcctctgctttcggctcaggtcatgatcccaggatcctgggatcgagcctcgcatcaggctctctgcttggcaaggagcctgctttccttcctctctctctgcctgcctctctacctacctgtgatctctgtcaaataaatttaaaaaaaaaattaaaaaaaaaaagaataaacttttgCTTTGTGAAAGACTATgtgaaagggataaaaagaaaagctaaagatTGAAAGAACAGGGGCgctgggtgactctgtcagttaagcatctgcctccggctcaggtcttgaaaccagggtcctgggatcattcCCAcacctggctccttgctcagccgggagcctgcttcttcctctgcctgaagctgcccctgcttgtgcttcctctctgacaaataaataaagaaaacccttaaaaaaaaaatactaagtgtttaactaccatatgacccagccatCATGCTGCTGGGCATTTACACCAAAGAAATGACTGACAACATATGTTCACACAGAAACCTGTGCATGAATTCTCATAGATTTATTCACAAcagccccaaactgaaaacaacccagatgtccttcaactgTGATGGTTAAACAAACCAGGGTACATTCACATTATGGAAtactactcaaaaataaaaaggaaccaacTACTGGTACACTCAACAACTTGGCTGAATCTCCAGGGAATTAGGCCAAGTgaaatataattccatttattaaagattttatttttttgagagagagcgagagcacacaagcagggtggggggctgcagagggagagggagaagcaggctccctgctcacacaggtctcaggactcaatcccaggaccctgagatcacgaaccgagccaaaggcagacacctaaaaaactgacccacccaggcacccaatataattccatttatgtaacattcttaaaatgacaaaattatagaaagggagaagagaaccGTGGGCTGCCACGGGTTAAGAAGTAggtaggtgg
Coding sequences within:
- the AREL1 gene encoding apoptosis-resistant E3 ubiquitin protein ligase 1 isoform X3; protein product: MFYVIGGITVSVVAFFFTIKFLFELAARVVSFLQNEDRERRGDRTIYDYVRGNYLDPRSCKVSWDWKDPYELFYKNGQPFPAHRPVGLRVHISHVELAVEIPVTQEVLQEPSSNVVKVAFTVRRAGRYEISVKLGGLNVAYSPYYKIFQPGMVVPSKTKIVCHFSTLVLTCGQPHTLQIVPRDEYDNPTNNSASLRDEHNYSVSIHELGPQEEESTGVSFEKSVTSNRQTCQVSLRLTLHSRGCFHACISYQNQPINNGEFDIIVLSENEKNIVERNVSTSGVSIYFEAYLYNATNCTGTPWHLPPMHTSSSQRRPSTAVEEEEEDSPSECQTPEKVKKPKKVYCYVSPKQFSVKEFYLKIIPWRLYTFRVCPGTKFSYLGPDPVHKLLTLVVDDGIQPPVELSCKERNILAATFIRSLHKNIGGSETFQDKVNFFQRELRQVHMKRPHSKVTLKVSRHTLLESSLKATRNFSISDWSKNFEVVFQDEEALDWGGPRREWFELICKALFDTTNQLFTRFSDNNQALVHPNPNRPAHLRLKMYEFAGRLVGKCLYESSLGGAYKQLVRARFTRSFLAQIIGLRMHYKYFETDDPEFYKSKVCFILNNDMSEMELVFAEEKYNKSGQLEKVVELMTGGAQTPVTNANKIFYLNLLAQYRLASQVKEEVEHFLKGLNELVPENLLAIFDENELELLMCGTGDISVSDFKAHAVVVGGSWHFREKVMRWFWTVVSSLTQEELARLLQFTTGSSQLPPGGFAALCPSFQIIAAPTHSTLPTAHTCFNQLCLPTYDSYEEVHRMLQLAISEGCEGFGML
- the AREL1 gene encoding apoptosis-resistant E3 ubiquitin protein ligase 1 isoform X1 encodes the protein MFYVIGGITVSVVAFFFTIKFLFELAARVVSFLQNEDRERRGDRTIYDYVRGNYLDPRSCKVSWDWKDPYEVGHSMAFRVHLFYKNGQPFPAHRPVGLRVHISHVELAVEIPVTQEVLQEPSSNVVKVAFTVRRAGRYEISVKLGGLNVAYSPYYKIFQPGMVVPSKTKIVCHFSTLVLTCGQPHTLQIVPRDEYDNPTNNSASLRDEHNYSVSIHELGPQEEESTGVSFEKSVTSNRQTCQVSLRLTLHSRGCFHACISYQNQPINNGEFDIIVLSENEKNIVERNVSTSGVSIYFEAYLYNATNCTGTPWHLPPMHTSSSQRRPSTAVEEEEEDSPSECQTPEKVKKPKKVYCYVSPKQFSVKEFYLKIIPWRLYTFRVCPGTKFSYLGPDPVHKLLTLVVDDGIQPPVELSCKERNILAATFIRSLHKNIGGSETFQDKVNFFQRELRQVHMKRPHSKVTLKVSRHTLLESSLKATRNFSISDWSKNFEVVFQDEEALDWGGPRREWFELICKALFDTTNQLFTRFSDNNQALVHPNPNRPAHLRLKMYEFAGRLVGKCLYESSLGGAYKQLVRARFTRSFLAQIIGLRMHYKYFETDDPEFYKSKVCFILNNDMSEMELVFAEEKYNKSGQLEKVVELMTGGAQTPVTNANKIFYLNLLAQYRLASQVKEEVEHFLKGLNELVPENLLAIFDENELELLMCGTGDISVSDFKAHAVVVGGSWHFREKVMRWFWTVVSSLTQEELARLLQFTTGSSQLPPGGFAALCPSFQIIAAPTHSTLPTAHTCFNQLCLPTYDSYEEVHRMLQLAISEGCEGFGML
- the AREL1 gene encoding apoptosis-resistant E3 ubiquitin protein ligase 1 isoform X2, giving the protein MFYVIGGITVSVVAFFFTIKFLFELAARVVSFLQNEDRERRGDRTIYDYVRGNYLDPRSCKVSWDWKDPYEVGHSMAFRVHLFYKNGQPFPAHRPVGLRVHISHVELAVEIPVTQEVLQEPSSNVVKVAFTVRRAGRYEISVKLGGLNVAYSPYYKIFQPGMVVPSKTKIVCHFSTLVLTCGQPHTLQIVPRDEYDNPTNNSASLRDEHNYSVSIHELGPQEEESTGVSFEKSVTSNRQTCQVSLRLTLHSRGCFHACISYQNQPINNENEKNIVERNVSTSGVSIYFEAYLYNATNCTGTPWHLPPMHTSSSQRRPSTAVEEEEEDSPSECQTPEKVKKPKKVYCYVSPKQFSVKEFYLKIIPWRLYTFRVCPGTKFSYLGPDPVHKLLTLVVDDGIQPPVELSCKERNILAATFIRSLHKNIGGSETFQDKVNFFQRELRQVHMKRPHSKVTLKVSRHTLLESSLKATRNFSISDWSKNFEVVFQDEEALDWGGPRREWFELICKALFDTTNQLFTRFSDNNQALVHPNPNRPAHLRLKMYEFAGRLVGKCLYESSLGGAYKQLVRARFTRSFLAQIIGLRMHYKYFETDDPEFYKSKVCFILNNDMSEMELVFAEEKYNKSGQLEKVVELMTGGAQTPVTNANKIFYLNLLAQYRLASQVKEEVEHFLKGLNELVPENLLAIFDENELELLMCGTGDISVSDFKAHAVVVGGSWHFREKVMRWFWTVVSSLTQEELARLLQFTTGSSQLPPGGFAALCPSFQIIAAPTHSTLPTAHTCFNQLCLPTYDSYEEVHRMLQLAISEGCEGFGML